The genomic interval tttatttttatgaattatcaggggttttttgtttgttttttatggtAAGAATGTGTTTCAAGTTTAAGTTTTAATTAATGTGTTTTCCTCTAAAGCTGCGGGCTGGCCCATTTGATGAATTCCAGATAGCTACCATGCTAAAGGAAATCTTGAAAGGTCTTGACTACCTACACTCGGAGAAGAAAATCCACAGGGATATAAAAGGTGCATGACACTTTAGATGTGACTTTGTTAAAGTCCTAAAAATCATAGGAGCCGTATTCTAAATTAAGTGTcggattatttttctttggcagCTGCCAATGTCTTGTTATCAGAACAAGGAGATGTTAAGCTTGCTGATTTTGGAGTTGCTGGGCAGCTGACAGATACGCAAATTAAGCGGAATACCTTTGTTGGAACTCCATTTTGGATGGCGCCTGAAGTTATTCAGCAGTCGGCATATGACTCAAAAGTAAGTGTAACAGTAGAAAATCTTTGCTTTGTATCTGTAACTCCAAcagaagtttgtttgtttgggtttttttgttctttttttttttttttttttgcctttctaacTCTGAGTACTGACAAAATAGATTGCAAATTACAGAGTTGTGAATAAGAAAAGATTAAGTCTGATTAGATTATTTTTATGCCATGCTCACATGTCACTAGTTGCATGCAAGACCTGTGAAAACTACTCTAGTAAATTGGATGCTTTCAAATTAAAGATTCTTTCAGGGAAACTCTCTGGATGCTTTCAGTGTtgtggatttgtttgtttgtttgtttgtaatttCAATTCAGTGTTTCCCATTCAAATTCAAATGGTTATGAAGTCCTCATAAACCAGAATACCACTAGAAGTAATCTGCCTATTTAAAGCCAAGATGATGGCTTAAGTTTTATTCTCTTCTCCCCCTTTTCAAAAGGGTAAGATTCCTATcataaaaattaagtttaatcTTTAAAGGTAGTTACCTGCTTTAAGCTGGCCTATAGGCTTCCTCTCTAGTATCAGAAGAGAGAGATTGAATGACTGCCCTGTTGAGTTGCCCATCTCTGTCCTCTAGCCCCAGAAACCGGGCTTACGGTAACACCTATGTTTTAGGCAGCAGTGTGAGATTAAACCTAGCCTTAGTATTTCTCTGTGTGCTCTGCCAGTAAGTGTGGGGGGGTAATGCatcatttcatttccaaaactTGTGAGCCAGTTTAGCCAGTGTCGGACTTGAAGGAATTCACCTGTGTGTCACAGGGGTTCTTGCTGCTAAGAATGAGCTTGTGCACACAGTAGCAGTTTTCGTGTTTGGGGTTTGAGGTGCAACGGTAATGCTCTCTGGGACATTTCTAGAAAGCATCCaaccttgttttaaaaatgcttattgTCCAGTCCGAGTGAAAATCATTCCTTTTGTCCTTGCCCTAAGTAAACTAACTGTACCACTCCTTCATTCACATTCTGCCAGCAACCCAATCTCCTGCTCTCCTTATCTTCTCAATGAGTTGCAAGAGCCATGTCCTCTCCCCTTATTTTCTTTGCGGAAGGCTGgtggaaaacactgaaaataaaagcctttgTTTAGGACAGATGAGCATTAGACAgttcagattttctttatttataggCTAATACTGGTAAGGATTTTAACATCTGGACTGAATTTTAACCTTGCTTCTTCTCTATCCATTTAAGagtagcagaaaataaaatggaaatgtatgtttttctttttaataatggTAGAGATTTAAGTCCCACCCcatctttcagaatattttaatcttaaatataATTGTTTATGCTATTTCATTCATGTACAATGAGCTAATTGAATTCATCAATACtaaatacaaatactttaaTTCTTGTGATTAAGAATATTAGATGCAATTTGTAACTCTTGCTTAATATATGGGCAGCTTTGGGTTATCATAGTTATACTATGCTTAGTCAACTGTTTTCAGGCACTTGAAGTAGAAAAGAATTTCACAGTCCCTAACATATTTCAATATAAGGGCAATCTTATTTGTAGTACCTATCTGCTAAAGTTAGTATCTTCACTTATAGTATTCTTCAGAAACTTGCACATTGAAACTGGGGTTTCAGATCTTCTAGGAATTTGGTGTTGCAGATCTAATTAAATTGTTGATTACTTCCTAGCTAAATTCTTTAAGTAATCTGCTGGGAAACAAATTGAGTGAATCACCTCTTGGACTTTGTTGACCCTTCTGCATTATTTCTTTACAGAGTCAGGTGTCAGAACAAGGTTGGATACTAAAGTGCATATGTAGTTCAAAGTAATATTAGCATGCAGTTTTGCTATCCAAATGGAAACTAAATTACACTTAGGAAATTCATGGCAGTTCCTAGTTTGttgtaggaggaaaaaaaaatcttaagaagattaacatttctgaagctttttccaaaaacatatttttagcattttaacaTTGTAGGAGAACTGATGATGGTATATATTTTGGCCAAAGTTGCTAAAGACACATTAAAtcagattattaaaaaagaatctttgTGTATCATCCACTTACACCAACTTTGTTTGTGATGTGGTATATACAAAGCTTTCAGATACTAAATACTTTGTCATGGTAGCCCTTAGCTTTGGactaaaattaacttttctctttctcaggcTGACATCTGGTCATTGGGTATCACTGCTATTGAACTAGCCAAAGGAGAGCCACCTAACTCGGATATGCATCCGATGAGAGTTCTGTTTCTTATTCCAAAAAACAATCCTCCAACTTTGTTAGGAGAATTCAGTAAACCTTTCAAAGAATTCATTGATGCATGCCTGAATAAGGACCCAACATTTGTGAGTAGATagaagtttgtgtgtgtgtgtgtagtgtGTGTagatgggcttttttttccctcattttgggagagaggaggttGGATGGGTGCTTTTGAGaggggttgtttgttttgtttcttgatcTTTGTAGTGTGTCATAGTCAGTTCAAACAATTTTAAACACTTATGCTTTCCACTGTGGAAGCAgtgcttttttttgtctgtcttccCATCCCAGTCTCctcagtttaaaataataaaaggggGAGCTGAAGAGACCAAAGAAATGATAATGCCAGAGGCAGCTTCCTAAGGGATGGGCTAACTTGGGATTATATCAGAAGAGAGAGTCTTGAATCTTTTCTCCAGCAAAACGTTTACTGTCTGAATTCTGCTTACAAGGAAATGTTGCATAGGAGAATTTTTGATTAGTCATTTTCCTGGGTGTGTACTTTTTAACGTAGAAGAATAAGCGGTATGGTCTCTGTGCAACTTGATCGTATTTTTAGAGTGCTTATAAATGTGAATTACTGGCTTTTCTTGACTTCCTGTTTGCACTGAATTCCTGATACTGTACAAATTAGGCCTAGAAGGCAGTTATCATACTAAATCTCCCCTACTAACATGCTAACATATTGTGATTTTATATAAGGTTAAATATTTAAGGTGTTTCTTACAGCGCCCTACAGCAAAAGAACTTCTGAAGCACAAATTCATTATGAAAAATGCCAAGAAGACTTCGTATCTGACAGAACTTATTGATAGGTTTAAGAGGTGGAAGGCAGAGGGACACAGTAGTGATGAATCTGATTCCGATGGTTCTGATTCGTAAGTTCATTTTCACAGTTTAGGCTGGGTTTTGAGTATGTTTTGTTGAGTGTTACCGAAGTGTGTATGGTGCAGTTTATGTATATAATTCACTCCTTTTCTGTGCAACTGTTTTCATTCAATGTGTTTTGCATTAGCCCTAATCTTTTTAAGGGAACCTTCGTTAGATCTTAGACTAATGCATAAATCAAGCTCTGAGCTCATTACTGCTTTGaacctttttctcttcaaactCAGTTTCAGTTCTGCTTAAGTGCTATATATTCCTAGTCTTAGGTTAGTGGTTATAACAATAAGCATACAACACAGTTAGAAATACTGCAGAGCAAGGTTGAGGTCTGTGGAGAAGTTTGCATCATGCCTGTGGAACATAAATTCTGCAAGTCTCTTGTTTTTCTGGATATCAGATGACTTTTAAATGGGAAGCCATGGGCGAAGGTAAGCTTTATGGGTAGACTGCATCTATTTGCTTTGATCAGGCTTTAACTTATTCAGTctctgaagtttgttttttctaaagttTAGTTAAAGTTTCAGTGCACACTCTTATTTTAAGGTATACTGAACTAATCCATATAAGTTTATTATGTATTTGGGTTACCTATGCTGTTTAGCATTATGTAGTGGCTAGCGTTATGTAGATGGtatcctttttcttcagggagtcaagtaacaaagaaaataactcTCATCCTGAGTGGAGTTTTACTACGGTTCGAAAGAAACCAGATGCAAAGAAGCTGCAGAATGGGACGGTATGTACGGTCTGAAGAATTCTTTAAAGTACTGGTTGTGAAACTCTTGTAAAGAGCATGTTCATAAATACTGGTTTTTCATAGTGATGAAAACactatgtaattattttttcataagaaTTGAGGTAGTCTTTTTGTAATTAAACACACAAAACTTGTTAGTGATAATTTCCTATATTAATATCCACCTCAGTTGCAAAAGATACCACGTTGTAAAAGATCAGTATTTGTTTCTCAGAGATGTGGATTTTAAAGGTTCATATAATATTAAGCAGAAGCAGAATAGAGCTGTGACAATATATgatattatttcagaaatgtcatCCGGCATCTATTTCTATATCACGTAGCATTTGTTGATGCACTGTATGCTTCATTATATTTAAGGGGCTTTGTTGAATACAGCTGAACTTTCAAAATCATATATGCTACGCTAAGTGCAACTTATACACTGTATAGCGGTATATTAAAATAACCTGCATTTGCTAATTTTTAGGATCAAGATCTTGTTAAAACCCTGAGTTGTTTAACAATGATAATCACTCCTGTGTTTGCTGAGGTAAGTCTTAATTTAAAAGACCTTTTGAAAGTATTACCCAAGTGTTTGATGAATTTTGTGAGGTTTTATCTGTTTTGGTCTATTACTCAGCTTAAACAGCAAGACACAAACAATGctagcagaaagaaagcaattgAGGAACTTGAGAAAAGTATCAATATGGCAGAAGCAACATGTCCAGGGATCACAGATAAAATGGTGAAGAAACTTATGGAGAAATTTCAGAAGTAAGTTAAGGGATTTTtatgtgcatttaaaaaagtttaaaattaagtaCTGATATTCTGGAAAGGCTGGTTGAATTTGAATACTCAGTATGTTAGGGAAACTTGAGTAGAATTTAGTGATAAGCAACAGATCTGTTACATCCTGGAATTAAACTTTTAGCTCTGTTGGTCATATGCAACACTTCTGGCTATTGTGACTAAAATTAATTGTGACAGTTCCTTTTTATGCTCCTTTAGTGCTGCAGTTTTACTGTAGTTGTtaaacttctgcttcttttaatTTAGCCTAcaattttatcttaaatataTAACAAGTAAGGGAGTAAGGGAGCAAGAGAATCTCTTAATTTGATTTATCTTTTTAGGGAACGTTTCTGGTGtgggtgtggtttttttttttttttttttttgatatgaaCTGATGAGATGAGGGCACATGCTTGTTCTAGTGATGCACTAACCATTATGTGCTATTATGTGCTATTCATGAAGTTGaaatgtaattaataaaatCTTTACTGGCATTTGTTTTACTTGTAGATTTTCTGTTAATGACTCCTCCTAAGAAACTTCACATAATTGACTGCTGTTTCATATGGACCCAGTGAAACCCACCAAACTACTTCAAGCTTGGCAGTGCTTAGCTCATGAGCTCCTTGTGCCTTTTGGATCTTTGCAACATATTGATGGTGATTGAGGATTTGAACGAACCTACTCAACTATTTTGTGGCAGTGCACatggttttatattttcaggaaattattttgtaaagaaCAACTTTTAATATTGTAGTTTCACCTGTTTAATCTGATAAATGTTGAGGTGcagttttgcttttagaaataaCCATTACTTTAGTTAATAGGAAGTGCAAGTACAGTATGTTTTGATGCTATTTTGTTCCTGTACACGGGGTTGTACAGATCTTTTGTATTCATGAGTTAAACTTTTGTAAATCACTAACAAGCTTcagagaaaatagctttttcacAAGGGTATTCAAAACATGTAATGTAGTGGCAAAGGTATTGCTGTAGCACCTGCTTCAACCAGCATAGAGTTATCATGCCCTGAAAAATAAACCTGCAACAGTCTTTACTATAATTCTAAATTGGTACAGTATTTTAGGCAGCTCTATGATTACATATATTTGAGAGCAATATGTCACTAGTTTGCAGGTGATATGTAGCAACAGGAGTATCCTGATGTACAGTACAGGTATTATCTTTCAATGCAGGTTTTGAAGTACTAATTCAATCTTATTCATCATGGTaggaaaattaaagcaatacAGTTGAGGGCGTGGGGCTTTTGGCAATAATGGACAAAAACTGAAGTccagtttaatttaatttaatttttttctcctctgagtATACATGCCTGGGTGGAAGGGAGCCAGAGAAGCCAAGCGTCGCATGATACGTACCTCACAAGCAGGTATAAGCGTAACACCAGCGTTCTGTGTGGTGGTGTTGTTTCTCCTGtaagatatttatacacatttttgttcttaagtACATTAAATAAGTACACCAACATAATTTGTTTATAATTTactgaaagtgtattttaaatatgtatttaccAGTTAATATGCAAATAACTGAGTTATAGATATTCTTTCACAAAAAGGTAGTACTGTGCAGACggagtgttttttctttttttttcctcataaaaagTAGGTAAGACTATAAAGTTGCTTTCAGTTATATATTTATGGTACTGCTAGATGGgtaatatcttctttttctgttttttatttcctgagggtttttttttgtttgtttgttttggtttgtttttcctttttcaaccCAGTATGTATATTATGCTGAAGTTTTGAACTGGGACTGTTTTTCAGTACTTAGTTGTGGAAGTGTTGgtgtaaatttatttttgataaaggCTGGGTGTGTTTATTTTATGGTTCAGACCTgcacattttgtttttgcacAAAAGTCATTTTAGAGAATCTGAAATATATCTGCCAAATATTGAAAAAGTATTGGTGTGCAagtaaatactgcatttttagtCAAATGTTGCCATTACATTGTTTTTATATAAAGGACACTTGTGAGAGATGGTGGTTAGATATGCCAAGGACAATTATTTTCAATGGTGCCTACActgtaaaaattacttttaactccttgttttaattttaaaaaaatgtttctgtttaaatCTTTCATCTGCTATATAACTGAAATTCGATTAGAATTTATATCTGAGAAAAAAGTCTGGAAATagtttttgaaaacaataatGTTAtggattaaataaatatttttataaatataaaagcagcaaaagttgTAAATACAGTTGATCTGAAGCTTTACAAAATAACTGCATCACAGAAACAAGTTGTAGTGTTCCTCTAGCTTCTGTAGTTGTTAGTCTTGTAAATCTGTTTATAGATGAAGCTTATTTCaatgttttggggggttttaaatggtttaaaataaatatttaagttctGTAAACTTTCACGAGCTTGTTCTGTTGTGCGTTTTATTCTGGATTTTAGTAAATGTGCAAAGGTATGGATGTACCTCTTAAATTTGTGTTGGAGTTGAGCAAAATTGCTGCTCGCACAGAGATGCGTGGGGGCTTTGAAGTGGTCTGGGTCCCCGCATGCCGTCCTTGTCCGGAGGACGCCCGCCAGCCGCTGCGCCCCCGGGGATGCTCGCAGCCGGAGCCGCGCCAGGGTTCAGTTTGATTTCATGCCTAAAGAGGAGTCGTCGGGATCTGTGCGCTCAGACGAACGTGCGGTGCCAGTGACGACgctgtaaagatttttttaaaacgtTCTGACTTGCTTGTGAACTGAGTGTCGTGGGTTCGAGGTACAGAAAGGCCTGCGCCACAGTCACCTCGGCTTTTACTTCGGCAGTCTCGTCCCAGATCTCGTTTCAGAGAGCCATGCTCGTTTCACGGAATTAAAAACGTGTTTTTACTTCTGTGTCACTTCCCTTAAGGCATTCTTCTATACGGGAGGCCGAGGGGAGAGGGGGTGGGGATTCCTCCCGAGTTTTGTAACGGGTGGCTCTGCCCTCTTAATGGAGGGGCTTTAATCTATGCAGCTGTAGCGATTCTGAGTGGCTGGGGTTACCGAGTTGGAGGAAATTGAAACCTGCGCTATTTGTGCTATGACTAACAAGCCGCCGAACTGCGGGGCCTCTTCTTTTCTTGTGAAATGAGTGGGATGTGTACCTACCTCGCAGGGCCGCGTGGGGACTAATTAATCCGTGTATGCGTGGAACAGCCTCGTTCCCTTTATGATACAGTCCATTTGAGAAATGGTTTTATTGCACTGCACATGGTGTTTCAGCTCCTGAAGTCTCTGCATCGTAAGACTAAAATTTAACTCTTAAGAATGGATGTCTGTATTACTGGTTTCCAGAGAAGAGTTGTCTTTCtgtgccccccaccccagctcccATGTGTTAGTTATTGATGAACTGTGTAACTTAATCAGCAGTATTCTGTTGCTGGCAGATAGCTAATGGAAAGATTTATCAAAATATTCATGCAAGAACCATCTTGTTTGTTAAGTTTTCCTGCTGTAGACTGAGAAGAATCAATGCTGAAGTAATCTTAAAGTAGTCTGAATCGCAGAATAGAGAAATGTATTTGGTAGCTGAGTCCTTTACCAATGTAAGGATTCTTAAAATCCGTGGGCTGATTCCTCTAATACGCTTTTGTACAGTGAACATGTAGTAATCGTAAAAACCTGTTCTTGCATTCAATTGAATGTCTAGTGGAATAGGAAAGTAGATAGAGTCTTAATGTTTGCACAAAGTTTAGCAATTGTTAAAGGTATGATTTCTATCACACTGTTTTATGACTTAACActggaataaaattattttcctctttgcaaagTTTGTGTTATTTATGCTGGCTTGCCTCACTTCATATTTTCCAGTAAAGTGAAGTTGCACTTAAATACAGAGATTTAAACGCATTGAAACCTATTTTAGTACTTCTCCAAAGTTCTTTAATGTTAATATATACTGTGTACCTGTTGCTGCTTTTATATCCTGTCATATATACCTGTACTTGAAGAGTTGCCAAATGTCTTTCATTCTAAATTTCAAGAGTAGCTTTATGTGTAGTGGTATCTTCAAGTAACCCCAGTTACTTCAGTGCAGATGCATGGAATAGCTGAGGAACACTGTATTGCTGCTATCCCTCTGGTCCCCCCACTCTTCAATACCAGTTACTTTCATAAGGGCTATAAAAGCTGTCATTTCTCTCTGATTATTGCTATTTTCCCTTTACTGTTACCAGACCAAATCGTTCTGTGTTACTGTTCTatgcttactgtttttcttttcttttttttctctctgagtgATAATCATTAAATAGATATTTGATTGGGGGgggtgttgggttttttttgttttgttttggtttggtttggttttttttttgacctttttttttaaaaaaaaaaaaaaaggctgaaaaagtaCCATAATACTGGTTTAATGAGGAAGGATCTGTTCTGGTGCTACTTCAGTTGTTCCTTGACACGTAAGCTGCTGCTTACCTTGACTATTCCTGTGTCAGTCCTAGGAAAACTGGTTTCCGCCATCAATTTAAGTTGAGAATGGTAATTTCTGCCCCTTAATCACTagctgttttgttcttctgctaTTGTTGACCATCATGTAGGATGTGCTAAGTCACAGTGCATGCAGTGTCCATGGAGAAATCCCAAAGTAGTTCCCCAACTCCTTGTTCCTCCTTCTCAAAGCTAGGAGGTGGCTTCTGCTATCCTGTTCTTCCCAGCGTGGTCTTGGGTCTCAAGTGCCAGTgccagcagtgcctggaggCAAGCAGCGTagctgtgctctgctccctcGCAGGAGGGCTGCCGCCTCGTCAGGGCCGTGCTCGAAGGAGAGCTGGCCCAGGCCAGCCTTTGCCTGTGCCTCCGTGTGCTTTGCCTGTGAGTTTAAGGGATAACCCTTTGAGGGACGCTGGCTGAAGGCTGTATGTATGCTTTGTGTTAgaaacactgctgcttttcttgacCAAATCATGCATATTGACTGCCATACTTAAATGCTGTATTGAGAAGCGATTCGTGCACTTTCTCAAGTGCAGAGCTTTGGGAAAGGGAAGAGTGACTCTGTGTAACCAgtaagtttgctttttttaatagccCCTGTGCCTGCCTCAGAGCAGCCTGTGGGGTCCAGGTAGttcacagc from Rhea pennata isolate bPtePen1 chromosome 11, bPtePen1.pri, whole genome shotgun sequence carries:
- the STK26 gene encoding serine/threonine-protein kinase 26 isoform X1, producing the protein MAHSPVAVQVPGMQNHRADPEELFTKLERIGKGSFGEVFKGIDNRTQQVVAIKIIDLEEAEDEIEDIQQEITVLSQCDSPYVTKYYGSYLKGTKLWIIMEYLGGGSALDLLRAGPFDEFQIATMLKEILKGLDYLHSEKKIHRDIKAANVLLSEQGDVKLADFGVAGQLTDTQIKRNTFVGTPFWMAPEVIQQSAYDSKADIWSLGITAIELAKGEPPNSDMHPMRVLFLIPKNNPPTLLGEFSKPFKEFIDACLNKDPTFRPTAKELLKHKFIMKNAKKTSYLTELIDRFKRWKAEGHSSDESDSDGSDSESSNKENNSHPEWSFTTVRKKPDAKKLQNGTDQDLVKTLSCLTMIITPVFAELKQQDTNNASRKKAIEELEKSINMAEATCPGITDKMVKKLMEKFQKFSVNDSS
- the STK26 gene encoding serine/threonine-protein kinase 26 isoform X2, producing MDSSVLVNHRADPEELFTKLERIGKGSFGEVFKGIDNRTQQVVAIKIIDLEEAEDEIEDIQQEITVLSQCDSPYVTKYYGSYLKGTKLWIIMEYLGGGSALDLLRAGPFDEFQIATMLKEILKGLDYLHSEKKIHRDIKAANVLLSEQGDVKLADFGVAGQLTDTQIKRNTFVGTPFWMAPEVIQQSAYDSKADIWSLGITAIELAKGEPPNSDMHPMRVLFLIPKNNPPTLLGEFSKPFKEFIDACLNKDPTFRPTAKELLKHKFIMKNAKKTSYLTELIDRFKRWKAEGHSSDESDSDGSDSESSNKENNSHPEWSFTTVRKKPDAKKLQNGTDQDLVKTLSCLTMIITPVFAELKQQDTNNASRKKAIEELEKSINMAEATCPGITDKMVKKLMEKFQKFSVNDSS